In a single window of the Longimicrobiaceae bacterium genome:
- a CDS encoding sialidase family protein: protein MSSRPALWGRLAAAMIAALPLALLGACAGSDASGGLEASAPITLDEDSASNPTVAYDRVSGRTYLAWVGVEAGENAVFLLALDSTGVANGPVRVNDIPGDAAPHLQAPAQVAVGPGGEVYVVWQNNTPVEGRRFPASDLRLAMSTDGGRSFRPAITVNDDAGGPPTSHTFHDIAVAADGTVYVSWIDSRDQEAAAHQRLPPTSGDVAAHAMHGVGAGEGHDIPASHDHGVGGDPSGPEIRVARSTDGGRTFSASVVVDSAACPCCRTSLALGPDGSVYVAWRKIFPGNVRDIVVARAAPELDGFSEPVRVHEDGWVFPGCPHAGPSLAVDAEGRLLVGWYTGREGRQGLWYTHSSDGGRSFAPATPILTEEWVPPSLLRLAVGEGSVWAAWDDRTDGSPRVRVASGPVGGELVPMERWQVEGSDPAVAVTDGGAVVSWLRGASALAVPVRLVTGL, encoded by the coding sequence ATGAGCTCTCGACCTGCCCTTTGGGGAAGGCTCGCCGCGGCGATGATCGCGGCCTTGCCCCTCGCGTTGCTCGGTGCCTGCGCCGGCTCCGACGCTTCGGGCGGGTTGGAGGCCTCTGCCCCGATCACGCTGGACGAGGATTCCGCGAGCAACCCGACGGTGGCGTATGACCGGGTGAGCGGCCGCACGTACCTGGCCTGGGTTGGGGTGGAGGCCGGGGAGAACGCCGTCTTCCTGCTCGCGCTCGATTCGACGGGCGTCGCCAACGGCCCGGTGCGGGTGAACGACATTCCGGGAGATGCAGCGCCGCACCTCCAAGCCCCTGCTCAAGTGGCGGTGGGACCCGGCGGAGAGGTCTACGTCGTCTGGCAGAACAACACGCCCGTGGAGGGGCGCAGGTTCCCGGCGAGCGACCTGCGGCTCGCGATGTCCACTGACGGCGGCCGCAGCTTCCGACCGGCCATCACCGTGAACGACGACGCCGGAGGTCCGCCCACCTCGCACACCTTCCACGACATCGCGGTGGCGGCGGACGGCACCGTATACGTCTCCTGGATCGATTCCAGGGACCAGGAGGCCGCGGCTCATCAGCGCCTCCCCCCGACGTCGGGCGACGTGGCCGCTCATGCGATGCACGGTGTTGGGGCGGGGGAGGGGCACGACATCCCCGCGTCGCACGACCATGGGGTGGGCGGTGACCCCTCCGGTCCGGAGATCCGGGTCGCTCGCTCGACCGATGGAGGACGCACCTTCAGCGCGAGCGTGGTGGTCGATTCGGCGGCCTGCCCCTGCTGCCGCACGTCGCTCGCCCTGGGCCCGGATGGAAGCGTGTACGTTGCCTGGCGGAAGATCTTCCCCGGCAACGTGCGCGACATCGTGGTGGCGCGGGCCGCGCCGGAGCTGGACGGCTTCTCCGAGCCGGTGCGCGTCCACGAGGATGGTTGGGTCTTCCCGGGATGCCCTCATGCAGGGCCGAGCCTCGCGGTCGACGCGGAGGGAAGGCTGCTGGTAGGCTGGTATACGGGGAGGGAAGGGCGGCAGGGGCTGTGGTACACCCACTCCAGCGATGGCGGCCGCAGCTTCGCCCCGGCCACGCCGATCCTCACGGAGGAATGGGTGCCTCCATCGCTGCTCCGGCTGGCGGTGGGTGAGGGCAGCGTCTGGGCCGCCTGGGACGACCGAACCGATGGTTCACCGCGGGTGCGGGTCGCCTCCGGGCCGGTCGGCGGCGAGCTCGTCCCTATGGAGCGGTGGCAGGTCGAGGGCTCCGACCCCGCCGTGGCCGTCACGGACGGTGGGGCAGTGGTCTCGTGGCTGAGGGGGGCATCGGCGCTGGCAGTGCCGGTGCGGCTCGTGACCGGCCTTTAG
- a CDS encoding FAD-dependent oxidoreductase: MDPTEVTNPQYYHRVVDCQWACPAHTNVPEYIRLIAQGRYSEAYLLNRESNVFPGILGRTCDRPCEPACRRGRVDGKPVAICRLKRVAADHRGDIEPYLPRAPEQKNGKRIALVGAGPASLTVCNDLMPLGYECEIFEKLDRPGGLMRINIPAFRLPAQVLDEEIDYILRMGVKIHYNTPVESMATLLQQGYDAVFVGSGAPRGKELDLPGRWETDRIHIGIDWLASVHFGHINSIGSRVLVIGVGNTAMDCCRTAKRLGGDDVKVMARRSRPYFKASPWELEDAEEEGVTIVENHSPRRFIVEDGRLVGMEFDRVEWYDTPEGRQKSRTLETVVIPCDEVILAIGQDAAFPWVERDIGIEFNEWDMPVVDRLTFQSTRPGVFFGGDAAWGPENIIWAVEHGHQAAISIHNYCQGIPLTERPPYGMNLVSTKLGMHAWRYSNDYEPATRAKMQHVELTQRFQALGVEVELGFTPEQTAREVERCLNCDVQTDFTPELCIECDACIDICPVNCLTITPDGPEEVVRSRLSAPAVNPDQPLYASAPLPQTARLMVKDEDICLHCGLCADRCPTTAWDMKQFQLLIPYAGRSACSTEPLTSLTAR; the protein is encoded by the coding sequence ATGGATCCCACCGAAGTAACCAATCCGCAGTACTACCACAGGGTCGTGGACTGCCAGTGGGCCTGTCCGGCCCACACTAACGTTCCCGAATACATCCGGCTCATCGCTCAGGGGCGCTACAGCGAGGCGTACCTGCTCAATCGCGAGAGCAACGTCTTCCCGGGAATTCTAGGGCGAACCTGCGACCGACCCTGCGAGCCGGCGTGTCGTCGAGGTAGGGTGGATGGGAAGCCGGTCGCGATCTGCCGCCTCAAGCGGGTCGCCGCCGACCATCGAGGCGACATCGAACCGTACCTCCCTCGCGCTCCCGAGCAGAAGAACGGCAAGCGGATCGCCCTGGTAGGAGCCGGCCCGGCGTCGCTCACGGTCTGTAACGACCTGATGCCGCTCGGCTATGAGTGCGAGATCTTCGAGAAGCTCGACCGACCCGGCGGCCTCATGCGGATCAACATCCCCGCCTTCCGGCTTCCGGCGCAGGTGCTCGACGAGGAGATCGACTACATCCTGCGCATGGGGGTGAAGATCCACTACAACACCCCGGTGGAGAGCATGGCCACCCTGCTCCAGCAGGGTTATGACGCCGTGTTCGTGGGGAGCGGGGCCCCGCGCGGGAAGGAACTGGACCTGCCAGGCAGGTGGGAGACGGACAGGATCCACATAGGCATCGATTGGCTCGCCTCGGTCCACTTCGGCCACATCAACTCGATCGGCTCGCGGGTGCTGGTGATCGGCGTCGGCAACACCGCCATGGACTGCTGCCGCACCGCGAAGCGCCTCGGCGGCGACGACGTGAAGGTGATGGCGCGCCGCTCGCGCCCGTACTTCAAGGCTTCGCCGTGGGAGCTGGAGGACGCCGAGGAGGAAGGGGTCACGATCGTGGAGAACCACTCCCCCCGGCGCTTCATCGTGGAGGATGGCCGGCTGGTGGGGATGGAGTTCGACCGGGTCGAGTGGTACGACACGCCGGAGGGACGGCAGAAGAGCCGCACCCTGGAGACGGTGGTGATCCCGTGCGACGAGGTCATCCTCGCGATCGGGCAGGACGCCGCGTTCCCGTGGGTCGAGCGGGACATCGGCATCGAATTCAACGAATGGGATATGCCGGTGGTGGACCGGCTCACCTTCCAGTCGACGCGTCCCGGGGTGTTCTTCGGCGGTGACGCCGCATGGGGCCCCGAGAACATCATCTGGGCGGTGGAGCACGGGCACCAGGCCGCCATCAGCATCCACAACTACTGCCAGGGAATTCCGCTGACGGAGCGCCCGCCCTACGGGATGAACCTGGTCAGCACCAAGCTGGGGATGCACGCCTGGCGTTACAGCAACGACTACGAGCCGGCGACCCGTGCGAAGATGCAGCACGTGGAGCTGACCCAGCGCTTCCAGGCGCTGGGCGTGGAGGTCGAGCTGGGCTTCACGCCCGAGCAGACCGCCCGCGAGGTGGAACGGTGCCTCAACTGCGACGTACAGACGGATTTCACGCCGGAGCTCTGCATCGAGTGTGACGCCTGTATCGACATCTGCCCGGTCAACTGTCTGACCATCACACCGGACGGCCCGGAGGAGGTGGTGCGCTCCAGGCTCTCCGCTCCGGCCGTGAATCCCGATCAGCCGCTCTACGCTTCGGCGCCGCTGCCGCAGACCGCGCGCCTGATGGTGAAGGACGAGGACATCTGCCTGCACTGCGGGCTCTGCGCTGACCGCTGCCCCACCACCGCGTGGGACATGAAACAGTTCCAACTTCTCATCCCCTACGCCGGACGATCGGCATGCTCGACCGAACCGCTGACCTCCCTGACGGCCCGCTGA
- a CDS encoding NUDIX domain-containing protein — MRRESHHSAGIILFRDTPERTFLLLRSALTRRPVWEFPKGAIEPGETVQQAAERELQEEAGLTDGDYQVLDGFVDVERYYFTRGTGADQILIRKQVTYFVARWKHGEIRLSPEATRFQWATAATAERRLRFPEKRRVLANAIRWLEEHHPAPTAPLVEPPLLGG, encoded by the coding sequence ATGCGGAGAGAGTCTCACCATTCGGCTGGAATCATCCTCTTCCGGGACACCCCGGAACGGACCTTCCTGCTGCTTCGCTCCGCCCTCACCCGCCGGCCGGTCTGGGAGTTCCCCAAAGGCGCCATCGAACCCGGCGAGACGGTGCAGCAGGCAGCGGAGCGCGAGCTCCAAGAGGAAGCGGGGCTGACCGACGGCGACTACCAGGTACTGGACGGCTTCGTTGACGTGGAGCGCTACTACTTCACCCGCGGCACCGGCGCCGACCAGATTCTGATTCGCAAGCAGGTCACCTATTTCGTGGCGCGCTGGAAACACGGAGAGATTCGCCTCTCCCCGGAGGCCACGCGCTTCCAGTGGGCAACGGCGGCGACGGCCGAGCGCCGCCTGCGTTTCCCGGAGAAGCGGCGCGTGCTCGCCAACGCGATCCGCTGGCTCGAGGAGCATCACCCGGCCCCCACCGCGCCGCTGGTCGAGCCCCCGCTCCTGGGCGGCTGA
- a CDS encoding YhjD/YihY/BrkB family envelope integrity protein encodes MPSGRRPASSGGDRPPVRSLSELLRSFAADAAELVRREIALARAEVRAAVRSAARGFARISVGIGVGGLGLLTILAGIVVLLGELIGSYWLAALLVGAILLVIGALSTLGGMRRIRSADPTPRQAIAAARDTVGWAKEEAAALRTGLLGRRGHGEPGKDAPGLAGARITAEARPRRFAVASSDHGTALPTGRGYLDRAPVSEGAGLREPGGAVALASRTDPRPPPPREAGWKAFVKHLWGEIQSDEITGHAAKLAFYAFLALPPALMALFGLAGLIGSEAVATWLRAQASIALPPAVSEGIIDPFIEQVVLQEAPGPFSIGLLLALWGGSSVFAGLIDTLNHAYDLQDTRSYLRKRLLALAVMFASVVLFLAAAGTLLLAPALVEAVGLGRVGTIIWNLVQWPLAFAFMVAAFWGAYYFLPDRDQRGSNWVLIRAAALAAALWVLATAGFRIYIANFSSYSETYGFLGAFIILLLWLYVTGLVVLVGGELASELEKRAA; translated from the coding sequence ATGCCCTCGGGTAGACGTCCGGCCTCTTCCGGCGGAGATCGGCCGCCGGTCCGATCCCTCTCTGAACTCCTGCGCTCGTTTGCGGCAGACGCCGCAGAGCTGGTCCGCCGCGAGATCGCCCTCGCCCGCGCCGAGGTACGCGCCGCGGTGCGCTCCGCCGCCAGAGGATTCGCCCGGATCTCCGTGGGAATCGGCGTCGGCGGCCTGGGTCTGCTGACGATCCTCGCCGGGATCGTCGTGCTCCTGGGAGAACTAATCGGCTCTTACTGGCTGGCCGCACTGCTGGTCGGCGCCATCCTGCTGGTCATCGGCGCGCTGAGCACCCTCGGCGGAATGCGAAGGATCCGCTCCGCCGACCCGACCCCGCGGCAAGCCATCGCGGCCGCCCGGGACACCGTCGGCTGGGCGAAAGAGGAGGCCGCGGCGCTACGCACGGGCCTTCTCGGCCGCAGAGGGCATGGCGAACCGGGCAAGGACGCACCGGGGCTCGCCGGAGCCCGCATCACAGCCGAGGCGAGGCCTCGCCGCTTTGCGGTAGCATCGTCGGACCACGGAACGGCTCTGCCGACGGGGCGCGGCTATCTCGATCGTGCGCCGGTGAGCGAGGGGGCGGGCCTGCGGGAGCCTGGAGGGGCGGTGGCCTTGGCCAGTCGGACCGATCCGCGTCCGCCCCCGCCGCGAGAGGCCGGGTGGAAGGCCTTCGTGAAGCATCTCTGGGGAGAGATCCAGAGCGACGAGATCACCGGGCACGCCGCCAAGCTCGCCTTCTACGCCTTCCTGGCGCTCCCCCCTGCCCTGATGGCTCTCTTCGGGCTAGCGGGATTGATCGGCAGTGAGGCGGTCGCCACCTGGCTGAGGGCGCAGGCGTCCATCGCGCTCCCGCCGGCGGTGTCGGAGGGGATCATCGACCCCTTCATCGAGCAGGTGGTGCTACAAGAAGCCCCGGGCCCGTTCTCCATAGGCTTGTTGCTGGCGTTGTGGGGCGGATCGTCGGTCTTCGCCGGTCTGATCGATACCCTCAACCACGCCTACGACCTCCAGGACACCCGATCGTACCTGCGCAAGCGGCTGCTGGCGCTGGCGGTGATGTTCGCGAGCGTCGTCCTCTTTCTCGCCGCCGCGGGCACCCTGCTGCTCGCCCCCGCCCTGGTCGAGGCGGTAGGTCTGGGGCGGGTGGGAACGATCATCTGGAACCTGGTGCAGTGGCCGTTGGCTTTCGCCTTCATGGTCGCTGCCTTCTGGGGAGCCTACTACTTCCTCCCGGACCGCGATCAGCGAGGCTCCAACTGGGTGCTGATCCGTGCGGCAGCGTTAGCGGCCGCCCTGTGGGTTCTCGCCACCGCGGGCTTCCGTATCTACATCGCCAACTTCAGCTCCTACAGCGAGACCTACGGCTTCCTCGGGGCGTTCATTATCCTGCTATTGTGGCTGTACGTCACCGGGCTCGTGGTGCTGGTCGGGGGCGAGCTCGCGTCCGAGCTGGAAAAGAGGGCAGCATGA
- the asnB gene encoding asparagine synthase B, which translates to MCSILAILDLKSDPAPLRARALRLSKLQRHRGPDWSGIFADERAILAHERLAIVDVLHGAQPLLNPAGTHALAVNGEIYNHRELRSTLSRPYQFKTESDCEVILPLYAEHGTDFLDMLNGIFAFVLYDAERNRYLVARDHMGIVPLYTGYDEEGNLHVASEMKALVPVCRTVTEFPPGHFLDSEIGEPRPYYHRAWRDYEAVKDGPRDPRLIREALEAAVKRQLMSDVPYGVLLSGGLDSSIIAAAAKKFAGRRVEDQDRSEAWWPQLHSFAIGLEGAPDLKAAREVADFIGSVHHEFHFTVQEGIDALSDVIHHLETYDVTTIRAATPMYLMARRIRAMGIKMVLSGEGSDEIFGGYLYFHRAPDPRSFHEETVRKLDRLHWYDCLRANKAMAAWGVEARVPFLDKEFMDVAMSLDPAVKMAGPGRMEKQILREAFEDLLPPSVAWRQKEQFSDGVGYSWIDSLKAYAEEQVSDRELENAVYRFPHNTPDTKEAYFYRAIFDEHFPLPSCAETVPGGKSVACSTPEALAWDASLSAITDPSGRAVRGVHLSAY; encoded by the coding sequence ATGTGCTCGATCCTCGCCATTCTGGACCTCAAGAGCGATCCGGCGCCGCTGCGGGCGCGCGCCCTTCGGCTCTCGAAGCTCCAGCGCCACCGCGGACCTGACTGGTCCGGCATCTTTGCCGACGAACGGGCGATCCTGGCCCACGAGCGGCTCGCCATTGTCGACGTTCTCCACGGGGCCCAGCCTCTGCTGAACCCCGCGGGCACCCACGCTCTGGCGGTGAACGGCGAAATCTACAACCACCGCGAGCTGCGGAGCACGCTCTCCCGTCCCTACCAGTTCAAGACGGAATCCGACTGCGAGGTCATCCTGCCGCTGTACGCGGAGCACGGCACGGACTTCCTCGACATGCTCAACGGCATCTTCGCCTTTGTGTTGTACGATGCCGAACGCAACCGGTACCTGGTGGCGCGAGACCACATGGGGATCGTGCCCCTCTATACCGGCTATGACGAGGAGGGGAACCTCCACGTTGCCTCGGAGATGAAGGCGCTGGTGCCGGTCTGCCGCACGGTCACGGAGTTCCCTCCGGGGCACTTCCTCGACAGCGAGATCGGCGAGCCGCGTCCCTACTATCATCGCGCCTGGCGGGACTACGAAGCGGTGAAGGACGGGCCCCGCGATCCGCGGCTCATCCGCGAGGCGCTGGAGGCCGCCGTGAAGCGGCAGCTCATGTCCGACGTGCCGTACGGCGTGCTGCTCTCCGGCGGCCTGGACTCCTCCATCATCGCCGCCGCGGCGAAAAAGTTCGCCGGCCGCCGGGTGGAAGATCAGGACCGGAGCGAGGCCTGGTGGCCGCAGCTTCACTCCTTCGCCATCGGCCTGGAGGGCGCACCGGACCTGAAAGCTGCGCGAGAGGTGGCCGACTTCATCGGCTCGGTGCACCACGAGTTCCACTTCACCGTGCAGGAGGGGATCGACGCCCTGTCGGACGTCATCCATCACCTCGAGACGTACGACGTGACCACCATCCGCGCGGCGACGCCCATGTACCTGATGGCGCGCCGCATCCGCGCGATGGGGATCAAGATGGTGCTCTCCGGGGAGGGATCGGACGAGATCTTCGGCGGCTACCTGTACTTCCACCGGGCGCCGGACCCGCGATCCTTCCATGAGGAGACCGTCCGCAAGCTCGACCGGCTGCACTGGTACGACTGCCTGCGGGCGAACAAGGCGATGGCCGCGTGGGGGGTCGAGGCGCGCGTGCCCTTCCTGGACAAGGAGTTCATGGACGTGGCGATGTCGCTCGATCCGGCGGTGAAGATGGCGGGGCCGGGTCGCATGGAGAAGCAGATCCTTCGGGAGGCCTTCGAGGACCTGCTGCCGCCGTCGGTGGCGTGGCGCCAGAAAGAGCAGTTCTCGGACGGGGTCGGCTACAGCTGGATCGACTCGCTGAAGGCCTACGCTGAGGAACAGGTCAGTGACCGCGAGCTGGAAAACGCCGTCTACCGCTTCCCCCACAACACGCCGGACACGAAGGAAGCCTATTTCTACCGGGCGATCTTCGACGAGCACTTCCCGCTGCCGTCCTGCGCGGAGACCGTACCGGGCGGGAAGTCGGTCGCCTGCAGCACCCCGGAGGCGCTGGCCTGGGACGCTTCGCTCAGCGCCATCACCGATCCCTCCGGTCGGGCTGTGAGGGGGGTGCACCTGAGCGCGTACTGA
- a CDS encoding 2-oxoacid:acceptor oxidoreductase subunit alpha gives MLDRTADLPDGPLTAEAPSGPARAVRVNDFAFKIATVNGTGSASANSLLMQAIFRMGIPVTGKNVFPSNIQGLPTWYEIRVSGEGYAARTSIFDLFVVMNPATYARDIAEVRAGGYVLYDSSWPLPADLLREDVQYLGVPLGQMCVEAFRGSRERVLMKNIAYVGALSALLDIDLQVVAEILREQFSRKQSLMDSNFRALHLGYDYAREHLECPLPIRLERMDATRDHILLDGNTACALGCIYAGATVAAWYPITPATSLMDAFGALCRRFRTDPETGRKRYAIIQAEDELAAAGMVIGAGWMGARAFTSTAGPGISLMSEFLGLAYYAEVPGVFFDIQRTGPSTGMPTRTQQGDLLQIAYASHGDTKHIALFPGNPEECFYMAVQAFDLAERFQTPVFVVSDLDIGMNDWMVPKLCWDDSYRPDRGKVLSAEEIESLDRFYRYLDRDGDGIPARTLPGVHPKGSYFTRGSGHNKFGGYTEDPEEYTEVMDRLARKIDRAGEFVPAPEIRLREGARVGLISIGGCDAAVKEAIDRLAQQGVPVDYLRVRGFPFAQSVTEFLHAHDWSYVVEQNRDGQLRSLLALETEFPMDRLVPLRYYGGMPLSASDVEAGVQKHLAEHAHAVDLQAAD, from the coding sequence ATGCTCGACCGAACCGCTGACCTCCCTGACGGCCCGCTGACGGCGGAGGCTCCGTCCGGCCCCGCGCGCGCCGTCCGGGTCAATGACTTCGCCTTCAAGATCGCGACGGTCAACGGCACCGGCTCGGCCAGCGCGAATAGCCTGCTCATGCAGGCGATCTTCCGGATGGGCATCCCCGTCACCGGGAAGAACGTCTTCCCCTCGAACATCCAGGGGCTACCTACCTGGTACGAGATCCGGGTGAGCGGCGAGGGCTACGCTGCGCGCACCTCGATCTTCGATCTGTTCGTGGTGATGAATCCCGCTACCTACGCGCGCGACATCGCGGAGGTGCGCGCGGGTGGCTATGTGCTGTACGACTCGTCCTGGCCCCTTCCGGCCGACCTGCTCAGGGAGGACGTGCAGTACCTCGGGGTCCCGCTCGGCCAGATGTGCGTGGAGGCCTTCCGCGGCAGCCGCGAGCGGGTGCTGATGAAGAACATCGCGTACGTGGGGGCGCTGTCGGCGCTGCTGGATATCGATCTGCAGGTGGTGGCGGAGATCCTGCGCGAGCAATTCTCCCGCAAGCAGTCGCTGATGGATTCGAACTTCCGCGCCCTCCACCTCGGCTACGACTACGCGCGCGAGCACCTCGAGTGCCCGTTGCCGATCCGGCTGGAGCGGATGGACGCCACCCGCGATCACATCCTCCTGGACGGCAATACCGCCTGCGCACTCGGGTGCATCTACGCGGGTGCAACCGTGGCCGCGTGGTACCCCATCACACCCGCGACCTCGCTGATGGATGCGTTCGGCGCGCTCTGTCGCCGGTTCCGAACCGATCCGGAGACCGGTCGGAAGCGGTACGCCATCATCCAGGCAGAGGACGAGCTCGCGGCCGCGGGGATGGTGATCGGCGCGGGTTGGATGGGTGCGCGGGCCTTCACCTCGACGGCTGGTCCCGGAATCTCCCTGATGAGCGAGTTCCTGGGGCTGGCGTACTACGCCGAGGTGCCTGGTGTCTTCTTCGACATACAGCGAACCGGGCCGTCGACCGGGATGCCGACGCGCACGCAGCAGGGCGACCTGCTGCAGATCGCCTACGCCTCGCATGGGGACACCAAGCACATCGCCCTCTTCCCGGGGAACCCGGAGGAGTGCTTCTACATGGCGGTGCAGGCGTTCGACCTGGCGGAACGCTTCCAGACCCCGGTGTTCGTGGTGAGTGACCTCGACATCGGGATGAACGACTGGATGGTGCCCAAGCTCTGCTGGGACGACAGCTACCGTCCGGATCGCGGCAAGGTGCTGAGCGCCGAGGAGATCGAATCGCTCGATCGCTTCTACCGTTACCTCGACCGCGATGGGGACGGCATCCCCGCCCGCACTCTGCCGGGCGTCCACCCCAAAGGCTCCTACTTCACCCGAGGGTCGGGCCACAACAAGTTCGGGGGCTACACCGAGGACCCGGAGGAGTACACCGAGGTCATGGACCGTCTCGCGCGCAAGATCGACAGGGCCGGCGAGTTCGTGCCTGCCCCGGAGATTCGTCTGCGCGAAGGGGCCCGCGTCGGGTTGATCTCGATCGGTGGGTGCGACGCGGCGGTGAAGGAAGCGATCGACCGGCTCGCACAACAGGGTGTGCCGGTGGACTATCTGCGGGTCCGGGGATTCCCGTTTGCCCAGTCCGTCACCGAGTTCCTGCACGCGCACGACTGGAGCTACGTGGTCGAGCAGAACCGCGACGGCCAGCTCCGCAGCCTCCTTGCCCTGGAGACCGAGTTCCCCATGGACCGCCTGGTCCCGCTGCGGTACTACGGGGGGATGCCGCTCAGCGCCAGCGACGTAGAGGCCGGGGTTCAGAAACATCTCGCCGAGCACGCACATGCCGTCGATCTCCAAGCCGCCGATTAG
- a CDS encoding 2-oxoacid:ferredoxin oxidoreductase subunit beta, whose product MPSISKPPISHPGLPRNSLGLTRRDYEGAMSTLCAGCGHDSVTAAIVQAFWELEVPPHRVAKLSGIGCSSKTPTYFLRDAHGFNAVHGRMPSLATGANAANRELVYIGVSGDGDSLSIGVGQLCHAIRRNVNLLYVLENNGVYGLTKGQFSASADVGSRSKRGVPNAQKPIDPVLLALSLGATFVARGFSGDKDQLVPLLKAGIRHRGFALVDVISPCVTFNDHEGSTKSYRYTREHHVDLTQVDFVPIRSEITASIGNGSAARAVTMHDGSVVHFRKVHEGYDPTDRDAAYAYVRRMQEAGEVVTGLLYVDPAADDMHAELGTVEEALTSLPYEELCPGAEALEQWQAELV is encoded by the coding sequence ATGCCGTCGATCTCCAAGCCGCCGATTAGTCATCCCGGCCTCCCCCGTAACTCGCTGGGGCTGACGCGCCGCGACTACGAGGGGGCGATGTCCACCCTCTGCGCGGGGTGCGGCCACGATTCGGTGACCGCCGCGATCGTGCAGGCGTTCTGGGAGCTGGAGGTTCCGCCGCACCGGGTGGCCAAGCTCAGTGGGATCGGCTGTTCGTCGAAGACGCCCACCTACTTCCTCCGCGACGCGCACGGGTTCAATGCCGTGCACGGCCGCATGCCCTCGCTGGCGACAGGGGCCAACGCGGCAAATCGGGAGCTGGTGTACATCGGCGTCTCCGGGGATGGCGACTCGCTCTCCATCGGTGTGGGCCAGCTCTGCCACGCCATTCGCCGCAACGTGAACCTGCTCTACGTGCTGGAGAACAACGGCGTCTATGGCCTCACCAAAGGGCAGTTCTCGGCGTCGGCCGACGTGGGGAGCCGCTCCAAGCGGGGCGTGCCCAACGCCCAGAAGCCGATCGACCCCGTGCTGCTGGCGCTCAGCCTGGGTGCCACCTTCGTGGCGCGGGGCTTCTCAGGTGACAAGGATCAGCTGGTGCCGCTCCTCAAGGCGGGAATTCGTCACCGCGGCTTTGCCCTGGTGGACGTGATCTCCCCCTGCGTGACCTTCAACGACCACGAGGGCTCCACCAAGAGCTATCGCTACACCCGGGAGCACCACGTCGACCTGACCCAGGTGGACTTCGTGCCTATCCGCAGCGAGATCACGGCCTCCATCGGCAACGGCAGCGCGGCGCGGGCGGTCACCATGCACGACGGCAGCGTGGTGCACTTCCGCAAGGTCCACGAGGGCTACGACCCCACCGACCGCGATGCCGCCTACGCCTACGTGCGCCGGATGCAGGAGGCGGGCGAAGTGGTCACCGGCCTGCTCTACGTCGACCCCGCCGCCGACGACATGCACGCCGAGCTCGGCACCGTGGAGGAGGCACTCACCAGCCTGCCATACGAGGAGCTGTGCCCGGGGGCGGAAGCGCTGGAGCAATGGCAGGCGGAGCTCGTCTAA